In the Magnetospira sp. QH-2 genome, one interval contains:
- the mfd gene encoding transcription-repair coupling factor → MIHLDSLFQLTGRLQLGGAPEGFDGLLLSRLADKHGPLLFIARDEAHMARMADSLAFFAPDIPCLQMPAWDCLPYDRVSPKGEVVARRLATLTALAQNTGKVGVVLATVSSATQKLPPRAVFAACSLTAKPGDDLPLDKLTGFLERNGYHRTGTVMEAGEYAVRGGIVDLFPPGLNAPLRLDFFGDELEKIRAFDPVNQTSIGLVDSLTLQPVGEVVFDEESIARFRTGYRDLFGAEGTRDLLYEEISAGRRADGFEHWLPLFHEGMETLFDYLGDWPLVLDHQLDEAVEARAEQIREHYQARLDALSIEGLAAGPAYRPLPPERLYIDEDTWRDLLVDGRAVQFSPFDLPDGLGTGSADGRMGRDFGDVRSRPGENVFDALAEHLKDLKKEKRRILLVALTEGAGERLLHVLADHGIEGFAKGRGWASFLNGKDGNLVIEVAGFERGFTGKGFAVITEQDILGDRLVRPARKTRIRAENFISEASTLSETDLVVHLEHGIGRYEGLETIDVAGAAHDCLRVIYDGGDKLFVPVENIETLSRYGSETDGVQLDKLGGVGWQARKSKLKKRIRDMADKLIEIAAQRALKSAEPFSLPEGLYDEFCSGFPYVETDDQLRAIHDTIEDLGRGRPMDRLVCGDVGFGKTEVALRTAFATAMAGKQVAVVVPTTLLSRQHYKSFTERFKDLPVRVRQLSRLVTAKESKETKAGLADGTVDIVVGTHSVFVKGNTFKDLGLLVIDEEQHFGVKHKERLKQLKSDVHVLTLTATPIPRTLQLALTGVRELSLIATPPVDRLAVRTFVTPEDPVVLREAILREHYRGGQTFYVCPRIEDLGREQERLHSLVPDIRVAVAHGRMTPTDLDATMTAFTDGEYDLLLCTNIVESGLDLPRVNTIILHRADRFGLAQLYQLRGRVGRSKKRAYAYLTLPPGRKLTAGAQKRLEVMQTLDTLGAGFTLASHDLDIRGAGNLLGEEQSGHIKEVGIELYQHLLEEAVAEAKGLGLADMERDWSPQLNLGIPVLIPDTYVADLGVRMGLYRRLATLDTRDAVEGFAAELLDRFGPLPSEAENLLQTVVIKQLCKQAHVAKVDTGPKGAVLTFHENSFPNPAGLVAFITKQTGTAKLRPDHKMVYRRNWPQGDHRVIGVRRLMIGLAEVAAG, encoded by the coding sequence TTGATACACCTCGATTCCCTTTTTCAACTGACCGGGCGTCTGCAGCTGGGCGGCGCCCCCGAAGGCTTTGACGGCCTGCTGTTGTCGCGTCTGGCCGACAAGCATGGTCCGCTGCTGTTCATTGCCCGCGACGAGGCCCATATGGCGCGCATGGCCGATTCCTTGGCCTTTTTTGCCCCCGACATCCCGTGTTTGCAGATGCCCGCTTGGGATTGCCTGCCCTATGACCGGGTGTCGCCCAAGGGCGAGGTGGTGGCCCGCCGACTGGCCACTCTGACCGCCCTGGCCCAGAACACCGGAAAGGTAGGCGTGGTGCTGGCGACGGTCTCCTCGGCGACCCAGAAGCTGCCGCCGCGCGCCGTCTTCGCCGCCTGTTCCCTGACCGCCAAGCCGGGGGACGATCTGCCCCTGGACAAGCTGACCGGATTTTTGGAGCGTAACGGATATCACCGCACCGGAACGGTGATGGAGGCCGGGGAATATGCCGTGCGCGGGGGGATTGTCGATCTGTTCCCGCCGGGGCTGAACGCGCCATTAAGGCTGGACTTTTTCGGCGATGAGTTGGAGAAGATCCGCGCCTTCGACCCAGTCAACCAGACCAGCATCGGCTTGGTGGACAGCCTGACGCTGCAGCCCGTTGGCGAAGTGGTGTTCGATGAGGAATCCATCGCCCGCTTCCGCACCGGCTATCGGGATCTGTTTGGGGCCGAGGGCACGCGGGATCTGTTGTACGAGGAAATTTCCGCCGGACGCCGGGCCGACGGCTTCGAGCATTGGCTGCCTTTGTTTCATGAGGGCATGGAAACCCTGTTCGACTATTTGGGCGACTGGCCGTTGGTGCTGGACCATCAGCTGGATGAAGCGGTAGAAGCGCGGGCGGAACAAATCCGCGAGCATTATCAAGCCCGTCTGGATGCCTTGAGTATAGAAGGCCTGGCGGCGGGGCCCGCCTACAGACCGTTGCCTCCGGAAAGACTCTATATTGACGAGGACACTTGGCGGGATCTACTAGTAGATGGGAGGGCGGTTCAGTTCTCACCCTTTGATCTGCCCGATGGTCTGGGCACCGGGTCGGCCGATGGGCGCATGGGCCGGGATTTTGGCGATGTGCGCTCGCGTCCGGGGGAGAATGTTTTTGACGCCCTGGCTGAACACCTAAAGGACCTGAAGAAGGAAAAGCGGCGGATTTTATTGGTTGCTTTGACCGAAGGGGCAGGGGAGCGCCTGCTCCATGTGCTGGCCGATCACGGGATCGAGGGATTCGCCAAGGGACGCGGCTGGGCCTCGTTCCTGAATGGGAAAGACGGCAATCTGGTCATCGAGGTGGCCGGCTTCGAGCGCGGCTTCACCGGCAAGGGTTTTGCCGTCATCACCGAACAGGACATTCTCGGCGATCGATTGGTGCGTCCGGCCCGCAAGACCCGTATTCGGGCGGAAAACTTTATTTCCGAAGCGTCGACGCTGAGTGAAACAGACCTGGTTGTCCATCTTGAGCATGGAATCGGGCGCTACGAAGGCCTGGAAACCATCGACGTGGCCGGGGCGGCGCATGACTGCTTGCGGGTGATCTATGATGGCGGCGACAAGCTGTTCGTTCCAGTGGAAAACATTGAAACTCTGTCCCGTTACGGATCCGAAACGGATGGTGTTCAGCTAGACAAGCTGGGCGGTGTGGGCTGGCAGGCGCGCAAATCCAAGCTCAAGAAGCGCATCCGTGACATGGCCGACAAGCTGATCGAGATCGCCGCCCAGCGGGCCTTGAAATCCGCCGAGCCCTTTAGTCTCCCCGAAGGTTTGTACGACGAGTTTTGTTCCGGTTTCCCCTATGTGGAAACCGACGACCAATTGCGGGCCATCCATGACACCATCGAGGACCTGGGTCGTGGCCGCCCCATGGATCGGCTGGTCTGTGGCGATGTTGGCTTCGGCAAGACCGAAGTGGCTTTGCGCACGGCCTTTGCCACGGCCATGGCGGGCAAGCAGGTGGCGGTGGTGGTGCCGACGACATTGCTCAGTCGGCAGCACTACAAGTCCTTCACCGAACGGTTCAAGGATCTGCCGGTGCGGGTGCGGCAATTGTCCCGCCTGGTGACCGCGAAAGAGTCCAAGGAAACCAAGGCCGGGCTCGCCGATGGGACCGTCGATATCGTTGTTGGTACTCACTCTGTATTTGTGAAAGGCAACACATTCAAGGACTTGGGTCTATTGGTCATCGACGAGGAACAGCACTTCGGGGTCAAGCACAAGGAGCGTTTGAAACAGCTCAAGTCCGATGTGCATGTGCTGACCCTGACCGCCACGCCGATCCCGCGAACCCTGCAACTGGCCCTGACCGGGGTGCGGGAGCTGAGCCTGATCGCCACGCCGCCGGTGGATCGCTTGGCCGTGCGCACCTTCGTTACGCCGGAAGACCCTGTGGTGCTGCGCGAGGCGATCCTGCGCGAACATTATCGCGGCGGCCAGACTTTCTATGTCTGTCCACGGATCGAGGATCTGGGCCGCGAGCAGGAACGTTTGCACAGCCTTGTTCCCGATATACGGGTGGCCGTGGCCCATGGACGCATGACGCCGACGGATTTGGACGCCACCATGACCGCCTTCACCGATGGCGAATACGATCTTTTGCTCTGTACCAACATCGTCGAGAGCGGCTTGGACCTGCCGCGGGTCAACACCATCATCCTGCATCGCGCCGACCGCTTCGGTCTGGCTCAATTGTATCAGTTGCGGGGCCGTGTCGGTCGTTCAAAAAAGCGCGCCTATGCCTATTTGACTCTGCCGCCGGGTCGGAAATTGACAGCCGGAGCGCAGAAAAGACTGGAAGTCATGCAGACTTTGGACACTCTGGGCGCCGGATTCACCTTGGCCAGCCACGATTTGGACATTCGCGGCGCCGGAAACCTGTTGGGCGAGGAACAGTCTGGACATATCAAGGAAGTGGGCATCGAACTCTATCAGCACCTGCTTGAAGAGGCCGTGGCCGAGGCCAAGGGGCTCGGTCTGGCCGACATGGAACGCGATTGGAGCCCGCAATTGAACTTAGGCATCCCGGTTCTGATTCCCGATACCTATGTGGCGGACCTGGGGGTACGGATGGGACTCTATCGCCGCCTGGCTACTTTGGACACTCGGGATGCCGTGGAGGGATTCGCGGCGGAGTTGTTGGATCGCTTCGGCCCCTTGCCGTCGGAAGCGGAAAACCTGTTGCAGACGGTGGTCATTAAACAGCTTTGCAAACAGGCCCATGTGGCCAAGGTGGATACCGGGCCCAAGGGGGCGGTATTGACCTTCCACGAAAACAGCTTTCCCAATCCGGCCGGGCTGGTGGCCTTCATTACCAAGCAGACCGGCACCGCCAAGCTACGCCCGGATCACAAGATGGTTTATCGGCGCAATTGGCCCCAGGGTGACCATCGGGTGATTGGAGTGCGGCGGTTGATGATCGGTCTGGCGGAAGTGGCTGCGGGTTAA
- a CDS encoding LysE family translocator, whose amino-acid sequence MSPEFLITSLVVVLAPGTGVLYTLAVGLGRGSKPSIAAAFGCTIGIVPHLLAAVLGLAALLHASAVLFQIVKIAGVLYLLYLAWLTLREKGGLLVERETRARSYGDIAIKGTLINILNPKLSLFFFAFLPQFVSPGTATPTMEMIGLGLVFMAMTFAVFVVYGLLASTVRERVIGNARVMAWLRYGFAGCFAALGAKLALADR is encoded by the coding sequence ATGAGTCCTGAATTCCTGATTACCTCGTTGGTAGTGGTCTTAGCCCCTGGAACCGGGGTTCTCTATACCCTGGCCGTGGGCCTGGGACGCGGCTCGAAACCCAGTATCGCGGCGGCATTTGGCTGTACCATCGGGATCGTGCCGCATCTACTGGCCGCTGTGCTCGGGCTGGCGGCGCTGCTGCATGCCAGCGCGGTGCTGTTTCAGATCGTGAAGATCGCCGGGGTGCTCTACCTGCTCTATTTGGCCTGGCTGACCTTGCGGGAGAAGGGCGGGCTTTTGGTCGAACGGGAGACCCGGGCGCGGTCCTATGGCGATATCGCCATCAAAGGCACTCTGATCAATATTCTGAACCCCAAACTATCGTTGTTTTTCTTCGCTTTCCTGCCCCAGTTCGTGAGCCCGGGCACGGCGACGCCGACCATGGAAATGATCGGCCTGGGATTGGTGTTTATGGCCATGACTTTTGCCGTGTTCGTGGTCTACGGCCTGTTGGCGTCAACGGTCAGAGAGCGGGTGATCGGCAACGCCCGGGTGATGGCCTGGCTACGCTATGGCTTTGCCGGCTGCTTCGCCGCCCTGGGCGCGAAGTTGGCCTTGGCGGACCGCTAA
- a CDS encoding DsbA family oxidoreductase, with protein sequence MTIQSQSPLPTLHIDLVVDTICPWCYIGRRRLQKAVAQRPGLDIRVRTRSFLLNPNMPDEGVDQVTYMSRRFGNEQRIGRILDAIEDVGRAEEIPFNFERVEKVPNSLNSHRLIRLSADLGRQEQIVDALYEAHFVDGRDIGDPWTLIDIAAENGYDSEMVQGYLEGLNGVEQVLTDNAWAHRQGINGVPTYLFEGGPALSGAHEPQVLLRLIDVAKELAGQTLLRDD encoded by the coding sequence GTGACCATCCAGTCCCAATCACCCTTGCCGACCCTGCATATTGATCTGGTGGTCGATACCATCTGTCCTTGGTGCTATATCGGGCGCAGAAGGCTGCAAAAGGCTGTGGCCCAGCGACCGGGATTGGATATCCGGGTGCGGACCCGTTCCTTTCTGCTCAATCCCAACATGCCCGACGAAGGCGTTGATCAGGTCACCTATATGTCCCGGCGTTTTGGCAATGAACAGCGCATCGGACGCATTCTGGATGCGATCGAGGACGTGGGCCGGGCCGAAGAGATCCCGTTCAATTTCGAGCGGGTCGAGAAGGTCCCCAACAGTCTCAATTCCCATCGGCTGATTCGATTGTCGGCGGATTTGGGACGACAAGAACAGATCGTCGACGCCCTTTACGAGGCCCATTTCGTTGATGGCCGCGATATCGGTGACCCTTGGACCCTTATCGATATCGCCGCCGAAAATGGTTACGATTCAGAAATGGTGCAGGGATACCTTGAAGGATTGAATGGTGTCGAGCAGGTATTGACTGACAATGCCTGGGCCCATCGTCAAGGTATCAATGGGGTCCCAACCTACCTGTTCGAAGGCGGCCCTGCCCTGTCCGGAGCCCATGAGCCCCAGGTTCTGTTGCGTTTGATTGATGTGGCCAAGGAATTGGCGGGCCAAACCCTGCTCCGGGACGATTAA
- a CDS encoding succinate dehydrogenase assembly factor 2, which translates to MDPRRKRLLFRANHMGMQETDLLLGGFANAFMADMSETLVDQFEALLKEGDNDLLNWITGKQEPPAALDNDLMKRLRAFKDNNLKP; encoded by the coding sequence TTGGATCCTCGCCGCAAACGATTGCTCTTTCGCGCCAACCATATGGGCATGCAGGAAACCGACCTGTTGCTTGGCGGTTTTGCCAATGCCTTCATGGCCGACATGAGCGAGACTCTGGTCGATCAATTCGAGGCGCTTCTGAAAGAAGGGGACAACGATCTGCTGAACTGGATCACCGGCAAGCAAGAGCCTCCGGCGGCCCTGGACAATGATCTGATGAAACGCCTGCGGGCCTTTAAAGACAATAACCTGAAGCCTTGA
- the recG gene encoding ATP-dependent DNA helicase RecG yields the protein MRPEILFPLFKPLTALDGVGPRIAKLIEGLAGPHLADLLWHLPSGLVDRRFSPKVAEAPPGAIATLTVTVDHHIPPPRPKLPYKVFCSDDTGTLTLVFFHAHGDYLKRQLPEGTTRLVSGKVEVFGNDIQMPHPDHMVPPEDAHKVRIVEPVYPLTAGLTLKRLRHGIEGAIAMAPDLPEWQDAAFRTREGWPDWRTALGQAHAPEEAQDLEPLTPVRRRLAYDELLANQLALALVRLNMRRLSGRSINGDGSLRNKLIDALPFDLTGAQQRSGQEIAADMASDSRMLRLLQGDVGSGKTVVALAAMLNAVECGSQAALMAPTEILARQHIKTITPLAEALGLPVVLLTGREKGKKRQAILDSLADGSIPLAIGTHALFQDDVAFKDLGMAIIDEQHRFGVHQRLTLAAKGRAVDVLVMTATPIPRTLMLTAYGDMDVSRLDEKPPGRKAVSTRVLPNSRLEEVVAGIRRAMDSGARIYWVCPLVEESETTDAAAAEARHEHLKEVLGDRVGLVHGRMKGTEKDRVMAAFASGELSVLVATTVIEVGVDVPEATVMVIEHAERFGLAQLHQLRGRIGRGERESSCLLLYAPPLSETARKRLEVMRETEDGFRIAEEDLKLRGAGELLGTRQSGLPEFKLADLSVHGDLLAAARDDAQLIIDRDPDLKNERGQNLRTLLYLFERDAAVRFLRSG from the coding sequence ATGCGCCCCGAGATCCTGTTTCCCTTGTTCAAGCCCCTGACCGCCCTGGATGGCGTCGGGCCGCGCATTGCCAAGCTGATCGAGGGCCTGGCAGGGCCCCATCTGGCGGACCTGCTATGGCATTTGCCCAGCGGGTTGGTGGATCGGCGGTTCTCGCCCAAGGTCGCCGAGGCGCCGCCGGGAGCCATCGCCACCCTGACCGTCACGGTGGATCACCATATCCCGCCGCCACGCCCCAAGCTGCCTTACAAGGTGTTCTGTTCCGATGACACGGGCACCCTGACCCTGGTGTTCTTCCATGCCCACGGGGACTACCTGAAGCGGCAATTGCCCGAAGGCACGACCCGCTTGGTCAGTGGAAAAGTCGAGGTGTTCGGCAACGACATTCAAATGCCCCACCCGGACCACATGGTGCCACCGGAAGACGCCCACAAGGTGCGCATCGTCGAGCCGGTCTATCCGCTGACCGCAGGGCTGACCCTCAAACGCTTGCGCCATGGCATCGAAGGCGCCATCGCCATGGCCCCGGACCTGCCGGAATGGCAGGATGCCGCCTTCCGGACCCGGGAAGGCTGGCCCGATTGGCGGACCGCCCTGGGACAGGCCCACGCGCCCGAGGAGGCCCAGGATCTCGAACCCCTCACGCCGGTGCGTCGACGACTGGCCTATGACGAGCTCCTGGCCAATCAACTGGCTCTGGCCCTGGTTCGATTGAACATGCGTCGGCTGAGCGGCCGGTCCATCAACGGCGACGGGTCCCTGCGCAACAAGCTGATTGATGCCCTGCCCTTCGATCTGACCGGCGCGCAGCAACGCTCGGGCCAGGAGATTGCCGCCGACATGGCCTCAGACTCGCGCATGCTGCGGCTGTTGCAGGGGGACGTGGGCAGCGGCAAGACGGTGGTCGCCCTGGCCGCCATGCTCAATGCGGTGGAATGCGGCTCCCAGGCCGCCCTCATGGCGCCAACGGAGATTCTCGCCCGCCAGCACATCAAAACCATCACGCCTCTGGCGGAAGCCCTGGGGCTTCCGGTGGTGCTTCTGACCGGGCGTGAAAAAGGCAAGAAACGCCAAGCCATTCTCGATTCCCTAGCTGACGGATCCATCCCCCTGGCCATTGGCACCCATGCGCTCTTTCAAGACGATGTGGCGTTCAAAGATCTCGGCATGGCCATCATTGACGAGCAACACCGCTTCGGCGTCCATCAGCGCCTGACCCTGGCCGCCAAGGGGCGGGCGGTGGATGTGCTGGTCATGACCGCCACGCCGATCCCCCGCACCCTCATGCTAACCGCCTATGGGGATATGGATGTGTCGCGGCTGGATGAAAAGCCGCCGGGTCGCAAGGCGGTGAGCACGCGTGTTCTGCCCAATTCCCGTCTCGAAGAGGTGGTGGCGGGGATTCGTCGCGCCATGGACTCTGGCGCCCGGATCTACTGGGTCTGTCCATTGGTGGAAGAATCGGAAACCACCGATGCCGCCGCCGCCGAGGCCCGCCACGAGCATCTCAAGGAAGTGCTGGGCGACCGGGTCGGTCTGGTCCATGGCCGTATGAAGGGTACCGAGAAAGACCGGGTCATGGCCGCCTTTGCCTCGGGGGAGCTGTCGGTGCTGGTCGCCACCACGGTAATCGAAGTGGGGGTGGACGTGCCCGAGGCGACGGTCATGGTCATCGAACATGCGGAACGCTTCGGCCTGGCGCAATTGCATCAGCTCCGGGGCCGTATCGGGCGCGGCGAGCGGGAGTCTTCCTGCCTCTTGCTGTATGCCCCGCCCCTGAGCGAGACTGCCCGCAAACGGTTGGAAGTCATGCGCGAGACCGAGGACGGATTCCGCATCGCCGAGGAAGACTTGAAGCTGCGCGGTGCCGGGGAGCTATTGGGAACCCGGCAGAGCGGCCTGCCGGAATTCAAGCTGGCCGACCTATCGGTCCATGGGGACCTGCTGGCAGCGGCGCGCGACGATGCGCAATTGATTATTGATCGGGATCCGGACCTGAAGAACGAACGCGGCCAGAATCTGCGTACCCTGCTTTATCTGTTCGAGCGCGACGCGGCGGTACGGTTTCTGCGGTCGGGTTAG